The Motacilla alba alba isolate MOTALB_02 chromosome 3, Motacilla_alba_V1.0_pri, whole genome shotgun sequence DNA window ATTTTACATCAGGTCTTTTGTAGAAATATATTACATGGACATTGTCAAACATCTTCCTTTCAAATATGTACTATATTGTAGATCTGCATATTTGCACATGCCCAGATTTAGGGATTCATCGGCAGGAACAAGCCTTTAATCCCTGACTCTGCTGAGGAAGGCGAAAGAGAACTATTGTATGAAAAGGAAGCTTGCAAAAAGGAGACCATCATCCTTGGAGACTGCGGAAGGGATCACTCCGTCTGCCTAACTGATTAGCTGTCAGGAGAGAAAGACTACACACTGGAATAACTCATCAAGGTCTAAGGGATGTTTTGGGTGCAACTGCAGGAGGAATAGCCTCCTGTTACAGTGTTTTATTTCACGCTAATTATTTGGCTCTGTGATAACAAACTAATGTTTTAGGATAAAGCAAACcgaagaagcagcagcagggtggcaTATGTCTAAACTGGTATTTATTGCTTGTGACAGAAACTCaagatttttcaaataatttatctgTAAGTCTGGACCTGATTCACTCCAGAAACTCTTCTGACAGCTCCTGCATATTGTTACTGCAGACTGCTCTCTGCTTGTATTTAACTATTGACTGATGGTCTTTGTTATGCATAATTAAGGATCAAAGCATCCAAACTCTCGACACCATCTATCTACACAACAATTCTATTATCCAGAGGCATAGATATCAAAGAGTACGATTAGCCTATTtcaagaaaaacccaaaacatcaTGATGGTTAGCCTGGCTGAGCAGCCAGGATAAAACTACTTCATGAGAAATCCTGAATACATGTGAGTAAAATTTCccaaattctgaaaaaaaaatgctttatgcCTTCTCACCTGTTAGAAACTGATAGATGacacaaaattacttttcactACTATGTTGTTTGCTTTGTGATCTCCTCTAGTCTTTTAATTTTGGGGTTatcccttcccagcagcttgCTGCAGCACTCAATCTTTCTTAGAGGCTATACCTTTCCATTGCTTAGGGAGGGTAGAAATGATGCCATTTCAGTCAGTGTTAACATTATTGAGACCTCAGTGAAcatgaatgaaattatttcccaCTCACACACAACAGAGAATTCCACAAACAAAGCTGTCTGCTTAGACTCTATAGCACAGCTTAGAGGGTGTGTATATATTCCAAATGTGAATATTACCTTACTAACTCAGAGGACCAGAAATTAAGgacttaaaaatacaaacagctTTGGCTTCTACGGAAACTGTCAACACTGGTTCTCAACGCAGCAAACAAATGTCACTATGAATAAATGAGATCTGGTTTTAGCCTTTTCCTGTACAAGGCAGAAGTGACACTGCATTTTCTAATTAGAAATGAAGTAATACAGACAGGGTGACAATCAGCAACAATATGAAGCATTATGATATACAGATTATTGCACAGATCTacagtatttctaaaatataatCACAGAGGAAGATACAGTAATAGACTCTTACCTGGATATTATCGAATTTTAATCCAGGCATGGTGAGATTCTCCTTGTCTATGAACACGGTGCTGTATTGTTGTGTGGCAACTGAAATGAGAACATTTCTTGTCTCCTCACTAGGAATCCAAGCATCATTTCTTCTATCTAGTTCACTCATATTTAAGGCTGTGGCAAATGGGTCGTCACTCCCAGCAAAAACAGCTTGGATTTGTGAGAATGGCTTGGGGGACTGAGATATTTCTAGAGATGATGGGGGGCCACCTGCTTCAGGTCTCCCATTTTGCACAGGGAAAGTAGGGTTGGATGAAGAACCATCTCCACCATTAGAAGGAGAGGACATTTGTTCTGGAACAGAAGAGCTTGCATTGGGATTactaacagaaataaaattggaTGTTGTGAATGaatcaaaaaaatcagaagctAAAGTATTTGTGTTGACAGTGTCACCAAAGAACTTGCTTAGACTAGGACTTGGTTGAACCACCTGTGGATTATACTTCACTGGAGTCTCTATTATACTACTAAAACTGGGAGACTTCACCATCTGAGGCTCAAAACCATCAGGTAGGAACAACTGTGGCTGGGAACTAGCATTGTTTGCTTGGCTGAAGATGGTGCACACAGGAATGGGCTCAGCCTCAGACGATGGTTTGGTAGTACTGGGTGACAACACTTGGTCCTCAGGTGTGCTCTCATCAAcattatttggttttgtttcaacaGGAATGTTGTTTCCCAACTTTGGTTCCTCCTTCACTGCTTCCTGAATTGAGTCTTCCTTTAAAGATGCCTGATCATCTGTTCCAATCTCAGAAATGTCTTTAGGAGTTTCTTCATGTTCAGTTTCACTCTCATTACTTAAAAACTCTTCTTTATCCgcttctgtttgtgttttttgaTTATCTTTAGCTTCCAGTTGGTCTACTATCTCCTGAAGACAACCAAGTTCACCTGTGTCATCTTCGCTGTTGTTTGGGGAATCTGAAATAATGACACTCTCCATCATTTGCTCATTAAGTTTAtctacaaaattatttgaatcCTCTGATACAGTCTCATTCCCTTCAGACTCAAATTCATCTCCACCAAGATCAATGGTTTCCTCATgaaagagaatttcttcctgagtTTTCTGCTGAACTATGTCTCTGCTGTCATCTTCACCTGAGGTGCTCTTTGCATCCTTGGAATTGCTTTCATTATTCTCCATAGTaactgaaaaaggagaagaccccaacaaaacaagaattagttttattatttgtatattGCTCAGGTGTCACAGCAAAACTCCTAAGTACCACACAGATAGTGAaattcttgctttaaaaaacagtaatttCACTATTTCACATCTTCCCtttgacatttttcatttaacgtctaatcacagaatcaattctgaaaatattttctttttatcttttctacATGTCATAAAACTGTTGAGACTGAAAACCAAATGCCTCCCACTAAACACACATGAAACAATATCACAGAACGGtatcagaatggtttggtttggaaggagACCTTACAAGACCATCTGATTCCAAAccccccaccatgggcagggacaccttccactggaccgggttgctcagagccctctccaacctggccttaaactCCTCCAGGTTTGGGACCTCTCCAGCTTTCccgggcaacctgttccagtgactCAACATTTGCTTTCCTGCTCGCAAAGACCCGCTAGGTCCCGGTTTCAGCAAAGCGAGAGCGGGCTCACGGCTATCGGCGGCGCAGCTGCCGAGCACGGCCGGGCTCGGCAGGAGGAGCGCtcggcggcggcagcgccgcttGCGagcgcccgcagccccggcccggaCGCCCCGCGGCGGGGGTGGGCCCGGCCTCCCCCACGGCCTTcaccaggcacagcaccagTGAGCACCCGCCCACCCGAAAGACTCTCAGGCCGCGCGATCGgtccgctccgctccgctcggTTCtctcccgtcccgtcccgtcccgtcccgtcccgtcccgtcccgtcccgtcccgtcccgtcccgtcacctcggcgccgccgccgcgtcCGGCGCCGCTCGCCCCGCACAGCGCCTGCGCTcgggccgggctgggcggggCTGCGCGCGCGCAGCTCCCGGAAGCGGCGGAAGACGGGCCGCGCCGAGGGTCATAAAGCATCGGACGCGACGGCGGCTGCCTGGCTGGGCTAGGGGGGCCGCGATGGAGGACGACGCGCCGGTGATTTACGGGCTGGAGTTCCAGGTAAGCGAGAGTGGAGGCCGAGGGAAGGTT harbors:
- the TRAPPC12 gene encoding trafficking protein particle complex subunit 12 encodes the protein MENNESNSKDAKSTSGEDDSRDIVQQKTQEEILFHEETIDLGGDEFESEGNETVSEDSNNFVDKLNEQMMESVIISDSPNNSEDDTGELGCLQEIVDQLEAKDNQKTQTEADKEEFLSNESETEHEETPKDISEIGTDDQASLKEDSIQEAVKEEPKLGNNIPVETKPNNVDESTPEDQVLSPSTTKPSSEAEPIPVCTIFSQANNASSQPQLFLPDGFEPQMVKSPSFSSIIETPVKYNPQVVQPSPSLSKFFGDTVNTNTLASDFFDSFTTSNFISVSNPNASSSVPEQMSSPSNGGDGSSSNPTFPVQNGRPEAGGPPSSLEISQSPKPFSQIQAVFAGSDDPFATALNMSELDRRNDAWIPSEETRNVLISVATQQYSTVFIDKENLTMPGLKFDNIQGDAVKDLMLRFLGEQAAVKRQVLNANSVEQSFVGLKQLISSKNWRAAVDLCGRLLTAHGQGYKKSGLPASHTTDSLQLWFVRLALLVKLDLFQNAEMEFEPFGNLDQPDLYYEYYPNVYPGRKGSMVPFSMRILHAELPQYLGNPQESLDRLHSMKIICAKILENLEQGLAEDGSMTNITQENRQASVQLWRSRLGRVMYSMANCLLMMKDYVLAVDAYHSVIKYYPQQEPQLLSGIGRIFLQIGDIKTAEKYFQDVEKVTHKLDGLQSQIMVLMNRAFLHLGQNNFAEAHRFFTEILRIDSSNAVANNNAAVCLLYLGKLKDSLRQLEGMVQQDPQHYLHESVLFNLTTMYELESSRSMQKKQALLEAVAIKEGDSFNTQCLKLG